A genome region from Leptospira stimsonii includes the following:
- a CDS encoding phage tail protein, with protein MKFILQDSKGRTLTETLDQLWRISPTKFDIPEALVARNSQWGSKNQSDNVISTRKLSLPYSKTFSSDLEYNLFRSKLANFFLTGKKPIYLIDVENSRRASVEISSIPEKFDKGSEKRIVSEANIELILMDVLFEDNEESDTDFLYLSSGGYFDIYLASEYALDGYPEFDLIAESNSNPDFSLDLEDEEGQGFATQRIQSLSFSNATELNKYMTISSVRGEVRIGGRINDSKPITYSHNNLIWTGGSFLVFRPGKNRVVYSSAVNAPIRLRIRHRTRYES; from the coding sequence TTGAAATTTATATTACAAGATTCTAAAGGACGAACACTTACAGAAACGCTCGATCAGCTTTGGAGAATTTCCCCGACGAAATTCGATATTCCGGAGGCGCTTGTTGCAAGAAACAGTCAGTGGGGATCTAAGAATCAATCGGACAACGTGATCTCCACGCGGAAACTTTCTCTTCCTTACTCGAAAACGTTCAGTTCCGATCTTGAATACAATTTGTTTAGAAGTAAACTTGCGAACTTTTTTTTAACGGGTAAAAAGCCGATTTACCTAATCGATGTGGAAAACTCACGTCGTGCCAGTGTAGAAATTTCGAGTATTCCTGAAAAATTCGACAAGGGTTCCGAAAAACGAATCGTAAGCGAAGCAAATATTGAACTGATTCTCATGGACGTTCTTTTTGAAGATAACGAAGAATCAGACACAGACTTTTTATATCTTTCCTCCGGAGGATACTTCGACATCTATCTCGCTTCGGAATACGCTCTCGACGGCTATCCCGAATTCGACTTAATCGCAGAAAGTAATTCCAATCCAGATTTTTCCTTAGACCTTGAAGACGAGGAAGGTCAAGGATTTGCAACTCAGCGGATCCAAAGTTTATCTTTTTCGAATGCAACCGAACTAAACAAATACATGACGATCAGCTCCGTCAGGGGAGAGGTTCGAATCGGAGGAAGAATCAACGACTCGAAGCCGATCACGTATTCTCACAATAATCTAATATGGACCGGAGGAAGTTTTTTAGTCTTTCGTCCGGGTAAAAACAGAGTCGTTTATTCTTCGGCGGTGAATGCACCCATACGCCTAAGAATCAGACACAGGACGCGCTATGAATCATAA
- a CDS encoding primosomal protein: MSKSQIGGDSFNRLKSGVESVRAKLDEARKSGEDFNKQTLSLKTALASLASGFTTRVITSEVKSFMDEAQKAQNTMSGLSAVIGYKFGKEAIPEAVSAVSAISNELNLNKEAVTGAMRNFTSMGYSVTEASKLIRANADIGSVLRQSNYSLAESIEVVSQGYKAGNSILSDATGIQTNISKMLEIHGMKMDDLNDATKSAQARQVLLNETLRETEAFQGRAAEQAQGYAGALGRLDKSSNETKVALGKLYQESLLPILNLGSDGFSFLPGLFSNGDKVKKLDNEIILLRESLARVPEGSDEWKKIDAQIKKTQIEILNVGPSISHFGKSLTVAGTAGLTFYASLVTITKGLELAGIAGAANWTKILGPFALGATALVFTIDIVERYRREGEQKDTEEKARTLKERFKEDFESADNAINELAGAANLGYAVGEQKIEKLQKNLKNLGFTAEETEKIFKRNWLSGKQFVSSEEVNRWRKAFSEINKENSGPKAPASPSGGGGKGKLKEDLSEQKRIIEEFWKANPTTVKIVGTLESQSFEYLKKQLNDFSQKEGARIPLTLDGKSISINQIQNKEQLERVVREISKKYNISPDVVLKLKPENLRELDSLLAGARDEIDRKVRSGALSPKEGIKLHAQLDDAKTFDQISAKLQKFKSEWEQNTGPLTQTESQIYEISQQINVATNKSQGFLQSVTAWGKAAAGAVAFLSAPVTQVLQAQAQLVQVQSQNQIQQVQFYGQAFERIVDANLQAYLSAQDAELAKLQEKLDAMEEAEQAYEERKQERRDAEAQRIREENEALYNEDALKLEEKYNSQIAALEQENLDEELFNQRKAELFDRLQKDKQDLKDRYDKKTQEQIEKANKDHDAEDTKKKKEDEEKAKALAEQQKKIEADKVAATAKAEQDKQNAKKLTSYIEWQAGKTAFEANKQAQVAQAAFGIAQSAVQGAITFASSVAGYTAAGAALAGPTLGASMLTMPALGVATGAVLGGIVAGAGMTASGLALSAAQSQNYPPWMGFSIGGLVEGGIPGKDSVPALLTPREVVVPETGWNDIRKDISDSLIPKSNILNPNIHIEWMDHSQNYSQIDKEAMLDYLLDELLKRLTQTGVLG; encoded by the coding sequence ATGAGCAAGTCTCAAATCGGAGGAGACTCGTTTAACCGTCTTAAATCCGGAGTTGAGTCCGTTCGAGCGAAACTCGACGAAGCAAGAAAGTCCGGTGAAGACTTTAACAAACAAACCCTTTCTTTAAAAACTGCCCTCGCTTCTCTTGCGAGTGGATTCACAACCCGAGTTATCACAAGCGAGGTAAAGTCCTTCATGGACGAAGCCCAGAAAGCTCAGAATACAATGAGCGGGCTTTCTGCGGTTATTGGATACAAATTCGGAAAAGAAGCAATTCCCGAAGCCGTATCGGCTGTTAGTGCAATTTCAAATGAACTCAATTTGAACAAAGAAGCCGTAACCGGAGCGATGCGAAATTTTACATCGATGGGTTACAGCGTTACGGAAGCCTCAAAGCTCATCCGAGCGAATGCGGACATAGGGTCTGTTCTAAGACAATCCAATTATTCTTTGGCGGAATCGATCGAAGTAGTCTCGCAAGGTTACAAAGCGGGGAATTCGATTCTTTCGGATGCAACCGGAATTCAGACGAATATCTCCAAGATGCTCGAAATTCACGGCATGAAAATGGACGATCTGAATGACGCTACCAAAAGCGCACAAGCAAGACAAGTCCTTTTAAATGAAACGTTACGCGAAACGGAAGCCTTTCAAGGAAGAGCGGCAGAACAGGCGCAAGGCTACGCGGGTGCATTAGGTAGACTCGACAAGTCTTCGAATGAAACAAAAGTTGCACTCGGAAAACTCTATCAAGAATCACTTCTTCCAATTCTAAATTTAGGAAGCGACGGATTCTCTTTTTTACCCGGTCTTTTTTCCAATGGAGACAAGGTAAAAAAGTTAGATAACGAAATTATACTTCTTAGAGAATCCTTAGCCCGCGTTCCGGAAGGATCGGATGAGTGGAAAAAAATCGATGCTCAAATCAAAAAAACTCAAATTGAAATTCTAAACGTTGGTCCTTCGATTTCTCATTTTGGAAAATCTCTCACAGTAGCCGGAACCGCCGGACTTACCTTTTACGCATCCCTTGTTACAATCACAAAAGGTTTAGAACTTGCAGGAATAGCCGGAGCCGCGAATTGGACAAAAATACTTGGACCATTTGCGTTAGGAGCAACTGCACTTGTATTTACGATCGACATCGTAGAGAGATACAGAAGGGAAGGGGAACAAAAAGACACCGAAGAGAAAGCAAGAACGCTTAAAGAAAGGTTCAAAGAAGATTTCGAATCGGCTGACAACGCGATCAATGAACTCGCCGGAGCCGCAAACTTAGGTTATGCGGTGGGTGAGCAAAAGATTGAGAAACTACAAAAGAATTTAAAGAACCTCGGTTTTACAGCAGAAGAGACCGAGAAAATTTTCAAACGGAATTGGCTTTCCGGTAAGCAGTTTGTATCCAGCGAAGAAGTAAACCGTTGGAGAAAAGCATTTTCAGAAATAAATAAAGAAAACTCAGGTCCGAAAGCTCCTGCCTCTCCGTCAGGCGGAGGAGGAAAGGGTAAGCTTAAAGAGGATTTGTCAGAACAAAAAAGAATCATCGAAGAGTTTTGGAAAGCAAATCCGACAACCGTAAAAATCGTTGGAACGCTTGAATCTCAGTCTTTTGAATATTTAAAAAAACAACTCAACGATTTTTCGCAAAAAGAAGGTGCAAGAATTCCTCTGACTCTGGATGGAAAATCGATTTCAATAAACCAGATTCAAAACAAAGAACAACTTGAACGAGTTGTCAGGGAAATTTCAAAAAAATACAACATTTCTCCCGACGTCGTTTTAAAACTAAAACCTGAGAATTTACGGGAACTCGATTCACTTCTTGCAGGCGCAAGGGATGAAATCGATCGAAAGGTTCGCTCCGGCGCACTTTCTCCCAAAGAAGGTATTAAACTTCACGCGCAGTTAGATGATGCTAAAACTTTCGATCAAATTTCCGCTAAACTTCAAAAGTTCAAATCTGAGTGGGAACAAAATACCGGACCACTCACTCAAACAGAATCCCAAATTTATGAAATTTCTCAGCAGATCAATGTAGCGACGAATAAGTCTCAAGGGTTTTTACAATCCGTCACTGCTTGGGGAAAAGCGGCCGCCGGTGCTGTCGCTTTTCTTTCCGCTCCAGTAACTCAAGTCCTACAAGCTCAGGCTCAACTTGTTCAGGTTCAAAGTCAAAATCAGATCCAACAGGTTCAGTTCTATGGACAAGCATTCGAAAGAATCGTCGATGCGAATCTTCAAGCGTATCTTTCCGCTCAAGACGCAGAACTCGCAAAACTTCAAGAAAAGCTCGATGCGATGGAAGAAGCCGAGCAGGCGTATGAAGAAAGAAAGCAGGAAAGAAGAGACGCAGAAGCGCAAAGGATCAGAGAAGAGAACGAAGCTCTCTACAACGAAGACGCACTCAAGCTCGAAGAAAAATACAACTCACAAATCGCGGCTCTTGAACAAGAGAATTTAGACGAAGAGTTATTCAATCAAAGAAAAGCGGAACTCTTTGATCGATTACAAAAAGACAAACAAGACTTAAAAGACCGCTACGATAAAAAAACTCAGGAGCAAATTGAGAAAGCAAACAAAGACCATGATGCTGAGGATACTAAGAAAAAGAAGGAGGATGAAGAAAAGGCAAAGGCTTTAGCCGAACAGCAAAAGAAAATTGAAGCGGACAAAGTTGCCGCCACTGCAAAGGCAGAACAAGACAAACAGAACGCAAAAAAACTCACAAGCTACATCGAATGGCAAGCGGGTAAGACCGCTTTCGAAGCAAACAAACAAGCACAAGTGGCGCAAGCCGCTTTTGGAATTGCTCAATCGGCTGTTCAAGGTGCGATCACTTTCGCTTCTTCCGTTGCAGGATACACGGCCGCCGGTGCCGCATTGGCCGGACCAACTCTTGGCGCATCCATGCTTACGATGCCCGCTCTTGGCGTTGCTACGGGTGCGGTTCTTGGTGGAATTGTAGCAGGAGCGGGAATGACTGCTTCGGGACTTGCGTTGTCCGCCGCACAATCTCAAAACTATCCACCTTGGATGGGATTTTCTATTGGTGGACTTGTCGAAGGTGGAATACCCGGAAAAGATTCGGTTCCCGCTCTTTTAACTCCGCGTGAGGTTGTTGTTCCCGAGACTGGATGGAATGACATTCGAAAAGATATTTCGGATAGCCTCATTCCAAAATCGAATATTCTAAATCCGAATATTCACATCGAGTGGATGGACCACTCTCAAAACTACTCTCAAATCGACAAGGAAGCGATGCTCGACTACCTTCTTGACGAACTCCTGAAACGTCTTACGCAAACCGGCGTTTTGGGTTAG